The DNA region TCACCACAGCTATGGGGCAGGAGACCCGTGGCTGCTGGTCCAGGGGAGGGGGCGTCCCATCACCTTGTTCGGGCTTTTGTACATGCTCAGGTGAGTGGGCTGTTTTAGAACTCACCTCAGCCTCAGTTGCCCATATCCAGGGCGGATTCGTTCTCAGAGGTGCTGAGCTGAGCCCCTGGCCTGCACCCACTCTGTGCCAGGAGCCCCCCCATTGTGAAGGGCACAGGCCCCCCAGGGCAGTCTCCCCCAACAGGGACTCAGCactgaaggggtgggaggggtcaCCCCTCCTGCTGCTCTTCCCTCCCAGGGTTCAGGGGAGGTCCGTCCAAGTGCCACCCAAGTCAGGGCTGGAACTGACTCTGTCACCAGCCCCCACGTGCCCGGCCCAGCACAGGCACCTGTGGATGCCACGGAGGTCAGTGACTTACAACTTCGTTGCTATTtagttttgaaacaaggtttcatgtagcccaggctggccccaaactcactgtgtggccaaGCATGACCCAGAACTGATCTTACTTCCTCTGCCATGCCCAGCCTACAAGCCACTGTAGCCAGTGCGGTGGTGCAGACCTTCACTGCGGCGGGATTGCCACAAGGCCAGCTGCGGTGGTAATGACACCCTCCCTCGGAAGCAGAGGTCCCGGagcctgggtttggatccccaacacccacgtaAAAATCTGGCATGGCAGCCACATGGAACCCCAGAGTtatggaggccaaggcaggagcctggctcAAGGCTCAGAGCCCCCGAGTCAAAAGATTGGAGGGCCGGCGAGAGCACTCAGTGACTAAGGGTGCCAagtctaacaacctgagttcgatccccgggaTCCACCGAGGAGAAAGACGTCCTCCTGGTCACCCTGAGTGGTGTATcgtgtgaccccccccccatcacccccTCCTGTGGCAAGCACACATGAGCACCCGTGGACACCTGCAAGCCGTGGCCCCTGGAGTCCAGGATCTGACAGAGCCAGGGTCTCATTGTGGATTCACAGGTGCCCTGCGCCCCAGGGACCTTCCAGACTTCACGGTCAGGATATAGCTCCCCTCACCTTGGGCTCAGGATCAACAACATTCAGGTGCCTCACTGTGCTTGGCCCAGGGCTTTGGCACACACCACGCCCTCTGCCTGAACCCAGGCAGAAGAGACGCCACAGTCTGTCTGTGGCCCAGGTGGGTCTGTTCCCCTTCGATAGTCAGAAGTGAGCAGCCATCCATCCCGAGCTGAGCGGACAGGGTCCCAGCCTCACAGCAGTAGCTGAACTGAGGTTTGTTGACTGATTACATGACAGAGACTTGGGTGACTGGCAGAGCCTGTGGGAGGAGCCTGGCAGGGGTGGCCTTTGCGGTGACGGCCCTCCTCATGCCCCCAACCTCTCGTCCACTGAGAACCTGTACAGTGCCGGGAAGCAGCCTAGTCAGTTAGGCTGGGAAGCGGCTGTGGTGGACGGCAGGGCTGATGCCCCACGAGCCCAGGACAGTGGCCATGGGCCCAGCGGGACCTCGGGGTTCCTGCAAACAGGAGCAGCAGACGTTCCCCAGGACACCCGCAGGCACGGTCCTTCAATATGGCTTTTATTTTCTAACCCGCCAACTGCAGACCCCCAGCCACCGTCCCCAGACCTGTCtaggcagagggaagaggcaCCTGCACCTTGTGCGTCTTTTCAGTGATGGGGTGGCACTGGCCTCAGACCCGTAACCAGCTGCCGGGACAAGAGTAAGGGGCTGGAGCCCAGCAGTCCGGGGAGGGCGAGGGTGCCGGGGCCAGGGTGGCAGGCTGGCCCCTCACCCCACAGCAGCTGCCGGGATGACAGCCGTCACCGCTGCGAGGCAGAGCAGAGGGTCAGGGCGGGCCAGGCCtcagcaggggctggagggacaCCAGGGCTGCCCCAGCGGCCTCAGCCTGACGCCTCCTGGGTCATATTGCTATGGAATCTGTTCACCGTGGGGTCCCTGAGGTCGACTGCCAGCGCTgacatcccttcctccctccctcccttccacggGGCTGTCCTGTTGGTGCGGCACCTACGGCCGGCCGTGCTGGCCTCGCTGTTGCATCCCACACTGTGACAGAGGGGCTGGCTCCCCAGAATGCATCACAGGCAGggaaactgggggagggggggggagaccTCAGGGCCGCAGGCTGCCTCCCAGGGCCACCTCCTGCCCTGTCACCAGCATCTGGACTAGGGCGGGGGACACttgcaggaggggaggggatggtgaGGCAGGTCCAGCTGGGGGACCAAGTGGGTCCAGTGGTGGCCACGGTGACGACAGTCTGAAGGGAGCCTGGGACAGCAGGGAGCCATAGTCCGGTGCTGGCCAGCGCCAGGAGAGGCAGCCTGGTGGTGGACGCCTCTGAGAGCCGCAGGGGGCACAGGCTGCTGGCACCCGGCCACTGGGGAGGCCAGCATGGCGTGTGGCCCTTCAGTGCACGTGGCCCGGGTGACCAATGTGTCCCTGTGGGCTCGTCTGCGGGCAGGCGGGCTCTCCTCCAGGGAAGTTCAGAAACAGACGGGCAGAGGCATCCCTGCATCCTAGTGACCGATCCAACCCTCGGGTTCAGTCTGGCCACGTGGGTGCGTGGGCCGGTCTCTCCTGGGCCACTGCACAGCCGTGGTCACTGCGCCTTGGCCTTGAGCAGCAGCCTTTGCACGGTCTTGTACAGCACGTGGAAGTGCTGTGGGGACACAAATCGTCAGGGGTGGGGACGCCAGAGCCACCCTGCCCCCAGGCTCCCTGCCCCGCTGCTCACCTGGACGGCCGTGTATGCCATGCCGAGGTAGGCCCCGATGCACACGGCCAGCAGCAGGTCAAAGATGGCTGGCTTGACCCTGAGGGACAGTCCGTGGGGTCAAAGGAGCAGAATCGTCACCCCGCAGAGCAAGGGAGGCCCCTCGGCTCCAGCCCACCACTCACCTGTAGGCATTCATCACCTGCTTCAGCTGGTCATAGAAGACAAACTCGGGGTCCCTGCGAGAGACAGCCCCACTCAGTGCCTCCCCGACTGAGGCTCCGTCTGAGAGAGCTCGTCTGGAATggcagcccttgggaggctgatgcaggagcaTGATGGGTTTGAGGCTTGCCCAGACTACAGCTCAATTCAGaaagctaaaaatatttttttttgtggttttttttttttttttttttttttgttgttgttgtttttcgagacaaggtttccctgtgtagccctggctgtcctggaactcgtatgtagaccaggctggtctcgaactcacagagatcctcctgtctctgccttctaagtgctgggattaaaggcgtgcgccaccactgcccagcttaaaaatatgtttgaaatAGCTAAGAAGGGATCAGAGGCTGCCTGGGCTGCCTGGGAAGTCTTTCCAGAAAAAGATGCAGCCCAGGCCTGGCGTCCATGCTTGGCCTGGTCCTCTGCTGACCTGTGGCCCCCCTGGACTCGGGGAACGTGCCCACCGCTCACCGCTTGTCAGCCTTCACATGGTGCTGCCGCACGTCCTTCAGGTAGCGGCTGAGAAAGTGCTCCAGTGTACTCAGGAACGTCCCGTCCTTGTCCAGCAGCTGGGCGGCCCGCGGCTGGTTGGTGAGCCAGTCCATGACGGAGTCTAGCTGCTCCTGCTGGACCTgctgggggcagaagcaggctgggATCCTGCAGGGGTCACAACAGGGGCCCCCGTGGTCCCACCCCATACCCACACTTTACCATCTGCTCCGTGAACACCGGCATGTCTGGGGGCGTCCCCTGCAGAGGGAGGGACAGGGTGTGAGGCGGCCGGCAGAGCTTTGTGCACCCCAGACAGGGCCAGGACCAGATGCTCACCTTCTCTGTCAGGTTGTAGATGACCCGTGTTAGGGCCTCAGCAATGATCCGCGTGTTCCTGGTCAGCGTCTTCGAGTCCACCCGGGACCTTGAGAACAGGGGATGGGCTCCTCAGACAGGAAAGACTGCCCCCAGTGCCCAGGCTCGGGGGAAGCTGGTTGCAGGGCCAGGCCAAAGAGCGTGCCTGCTCATGAACGCCAcgcaggacagccaaggcccaGTGTGGTGATGGAGCTATAGTGTGGTGTGGAGAGTGGGCAGCGTCTGCAGGGCCCAGGACGCCCTGCAGGGAATGGTCACCTCAGGGCCcgtcagggtgggggtgggcaacCCAGCACCCAGCCTGAGTGGGTCTAGGTCTCTGTGTGACCAGCTGCTGGCCCTCCCACAGCCTGCTCCACATGGTCATACAGCTGTGGTCAGCCTAGGGAGAGTTCCAGAAGATGGCTCTGCTCTCCTTCAAGGAAGGTCATTAGCAGTGGCTTATGCCCCAGCCCAGAAGTTCTCTCCTTGGAAGAAGCTGAGAGGTGCCCCCCACAGAAGGTTCCAGAAGGAAGCCCCAGAGAAGGCCCTAGAATCTGACCCCCACAGGTTATTACAGAAGATGACACCACCCCTCTCCTTCCATGAAAGATTCTAGGTGTCCCTCACCGGTTCTCAAGGCAGCTCCACCAAAAAGTGCCCCCATGGAAGGTTCTAGGAGCTGCCCGTACCCAGGGAAGACCTGGAAGGTGGCTTGTGTCCCTACGGGAGCTGCTGTGGGTGGTGACCCCGCCCCGCTCACCGCACGTCCATGATGCTGCTGCGCTGCCCTGCGCGGTGGCTCTCCAGGTGCGACAGGGTGAAGGCGGGCAGCCTGCGGATGGCGAAGCGCTCATGCTCCCAGGCCAGCACGTCGTCGGCCAAGTTGATCTTCTTGTGCACCATGGAGAAGCTGACGTCGGGAAACTGGTGCGCGGCTACCGTCTCCAGCTCCCGCAGGAAGGCGTGCTGCAGCGTGCCCTCCCGAGGTGGCTTGGACACGTGCAGGCGCAGGTGGCTGCCTCGGCCCACGGTGTCCAGGCACAGCACGAAGGCCACGTTATCCTGCAGCAGGCTGGAGTCTGCGGGGCAGGTGTGGGTCAGGGGCACGAGGCCACTCACAGCAGACCCAGGTCCATGGCCGCCCCGTCATGCCCCGCCCACAGAACCACCCACCAGCCCCAGGCCCGCCCCGTCATGCCCCGCCCACAGAACCACCCACCAGCCCCAGGCCCGCCCCGCCATGCCCCGCCCACCTGTgtgtccaggctgtcctccagcCAGCGCTTGGTGCCCTGGTAGTTGAACTTGCCCCCTCCCGACGCGAAGAACAGGAGGTTGTACCTGCAGGTGTGGGTGTCAAGGGACGCGGCCAGATGGGGTGCACGGAAACCCCAGATCTCTCCAGACCTACCACCAGTTGACACCCCCCAACGGGCCAGGGATCCCCAACTGTGACAGCCATCTGTGTCCCCAGATGTTGCAGaggcccgggggggggggctgccaagGACACTCACGTAGAGGACTCTAGATTAGCACCCCGTCCCCAGATGCCAAGGGCCCGCTGACGCACACCTTGGGTAGAAGGAGCCCAGATGTCACAGGCACCCCATACCCTCACCTGGAACCACAGCCAAGCTGCCCCGTGAGGACACACGGGTTGTCCCTGGCCCCTCATGCTGACTGGCCACGGCCACTAGGGCTGGTGCAGGCCGTGAGGGGCAGACAGCTGGGCTGGGCAAGAACTAAGCTGCCCCGTGGCTTTAAAGAAGGGCGCTCCCCTCAACCCCTCCTATCGACTCCTGCCCTGCGGCCACTCTGGGACCAAGAGGAGGCCGAGAACCGGCGTACTGGCTGCCACCTCTCAGGGCGGCAGACTGGCGGCCCAGGGCCACCCGGTGTGCCCCAGCTGACATATGTCAGAACACTCTCACAGGACCAGATCTGTAGCTAACCCTGTGACTGTCCAGCTGTGGGCACGGAGTGGGTGGAGATCGGGGCCCCCGGAGCTGAGGAAAGAGGCTGGCCGCAGCCGCTTCTGGATGGGCCCCTCCCTCCCAGGGACCATCAACATCCGGGTGTGGGATGGACAGTGGGGTGGCCTGAGGACCGCCCCCCACGGAGGTACTCACGCTGCGTGTGTGCGCTTGTAGGTGTAGAGGCGTGAGAAGAGACGAGCCAGCTCCAGCAGCACCGAGATCCCGCTGCCGTTCGAGTCCGCGCCCAGAGACAGCCACTGCGGGCAGGGGGCGCGTCAGCCACG from Peromyscus leucopus breed LL Stock chromosome 22, UCI_PerLeu_2.1, whole genome shotgun sequence includes:
- the Ncln gene encoding nicalin isoform X1, which encodes MLEEAGEVLENVLKASCLPLGFIVFLPAVLLLVAPPLPAADAAHEFTVYRMQQYDLQGQPYGTRNAVLNTEARTVDADVLSRRCVLMRLLDFSYEHYQKALRQSAGAVVIILPRAMAAVPQDVVRQFMEIEPEMLAMETVVPVYFAVEDEALLSIYEQTQAASASQGSASAAEVLLHTATANGFQMVTSGAQSQAVSDWLITSVEGRLTGLGGEDLPTIVIVAHYDAFGVAPWLSLGADSNGSGISVLLELARLFSRLYTYKRTHAAYNLLFFASGGGKFNYQGTKRWLEDSLDTQVDSSLLQDNVAFVLCLDTVGRGSHLRLHVSKPPREGTLQHAFLRELETVAAHQFPDVSFSMVHKKINLADDVLAWEHERFAIRRLPAFTLSHLESHRAGQRSSIMDVRSRVDSKTLTRNTRIIAEALTRVIYNLTEKGTPPDMPVFTEQMQVQQEQLDSVMDWLTNQPRAAQLLDKDGTFLSTLEHFLSRYLKDVRQHHVKADKRDPEFVFYDQLKQVMNAYRVKPAIFDLLLAVCIGAYLGMAYTAVQHFHVLYKTVQRLLLKAKAQ
- the Ncln gene encoding nicalin isoform X2, translated to MLEEAGEVLENVLKASCLPLGFIVFLPAVLLLVAPPLPAADAAHEFTVYRMQQYDLQGQPYGTRNAVLNTEARTVDADVLSRRCVLMRLLDFSYEHYQKALRQSAGAVVIILPRAMAAVPQDVVRQFMEIEPEMLAMETVVPVYFAVEDEALLSIYEQTQAASASQGSASAAEVLLHTATANGFQMVTSGAQSQAVSDWLITSVEGRLTGLGGEDLPTIVIVAHYDAFGVAPWLSLGADSNGSGISVLLELARLFSRLYTYKRTHAAYNLLFFASGGGKFNYQGTKRWLEDSLDTQVDSSLLQDNVAFVLCLDTVGRGSHLRLHVSKPPREGTLQHAFLRELETVAAHQFPDVSFSMVHKKINLADDVLAWEHERFAIRRLPAFTLSHLESHRAGQRSSIMDVRSRVDSKTLTRNTRIIAEALTRVIYNLTEKGTPPDMPVFTEQMVQQEQLDSVMDWLTNQPRAAQLLDKDGTFLSTLEHFLSRYLKDVRQHHVKADKRDPEFVFYDQLKQVMNAYRVKPAIFDLLLAVCIGAYLGMAYTAVQHFHVLYKTVQRLLLKAKAQ